The region tacTGACAGACAGCCTGGTGAAGAACCTcatgaggctgaagaaatttgtcttgtcacctaaattcctcacaaacttttacagatacacaatcgagagcatcctgtcgggctctatcaccgcctggtagcaactgcactgccctcaaacgcaaggctctccagagggtagtgcggtctgcacaatgcatcaccgggggcaaactacctgccctccgggtcacctacagcacccgatgtcacaggaaggccaaaaagatcatcaaggacaaaaaccacccaagccactgcctgttctctatcatccagaaggtgaggtcagtacaggtccggagaagctgggaccgagagactgaaaaacagcttctatctcaaggccatcactaacatagagaggctgatgccaacatacagacccaaacctctggccactttaataaatggatttaataaaggtatcactagtcactttaaataatgccactttaatactgtttacatatcctacattactcatctcatatgtatatactgtatttcataccatctattgcatcttgcctatgccgcacagccATCCAGGCAGTGCTTGGTTGGGGAGGATGGTAGCTTCTGACACAAAGATAGGagcctgagagaaagagagagtagagcaATGTACTGACAAGttcttaaacatttttttattgtacACAGCAAAATCACAAGTGGAAGTGTTAAACTCTAATAGTGTTAAATGTAACATTCACTATATTGTCCTATACCACACGTAGTTAATGTTACACTTTTGAACGTGTTGGCTTTTTAACAATTTCAGAGTTTCTGTAACCCtgttaatacactgaacaaaaatataaatgcaacatgtaaagtgtcggtcccatgtttcatgagctgaaatatccAGGAAATGTTCCATTcggacaaaaagcttatttctctcaaatgatgTGCACTCATTtctttacattcctgttagtgagcatttctcctttgccaagataatccattaacctgacagatgtggcaaatcaagaagctgattaaacagcaggatcattacagaggtccaccttgtgctggagacaataaaaggccactctaaaatgtagttGGGCCAATGCGGCTTCTGTCTGAACATTTGAGAGCACCACTTTCTCCTCCATAGCAGTTGCTAAGCAGTAGTTGACACTTCCACATTGTGCTGTTTATTTCTGAAAGTTTTCAAAACCTATGAAGCTATTTTttgacacaacaacacagtacTGTATATGTCTCTGCAGTGGACTAACTTTTAACATCATTGGTTCCATTTACATTCAATCTAAGAGCTTAAAGAATGAATAACAACACACCATATGTgatgtatttttttaattaagtGCATAAAAGCATTTACTTAGAAAACGTACATTTCATTCAAGGAAGAAAAAACAAGGATACTGTATATAAGGTTATCGTAAAGCATGCATTCAGACTCATTTCTGAAAGTAAACTTGACAGAGTTGGCAGTGGAAAATAGAAAACATAAGAACTGAATTGCAACACTGCGCACactgataatccatggcaagattCCTCCGttcagaatctttccagatccttggtatccttcgtctgcgcttatggactaccctgttcaattcaaaccacatttttcaatggggttcaagtcagGAGActgatggccattgcaaaatgttgatgttGTGGTCAATttaccatttctttgtggattttgatgtgtacttagggttattgtcttgctgaaagatcCCCTTGCGGCCAAGTGTCAGCCTCCGGGCGgagacaaccaggtttttggctgaAATGTCATGGTAGTGTTTAAAGTTCaggatgccgttgaccttaacaagggccccagaaccagcggaagcaaaatagccccataacatcaaagggCCACctccatattttacagtagataTGGGGTTCCCTTCTGCTTCCTTACTTTAACGCCAAGCCCACAACTGGTACGTGTGGCCAAAGAGCTTAATTTTAATTTTATTCAACAAATGTAATAGCCTAATAACAACATAGGCACTTTGATTGGAAtctgtaattctctctctctctctctctctctctctctctttctctctctctctctcaaccactcCCGGAGGACTTGacccctaggaccatgcctcagtacTACCTGGCCTGATAACTTCTGgctgtccacctggtcgtgctgctgatccagtttctgctgttctgcctgtggctatggaaccctgacctgttcactggatgtgctaccttgtcgtGCTGCTGACACAGCTTCTGCTGTTCTGCCTACGGCTAagtaaccctgacctgttcagcgGTCACCCTACCTTCTCCTGTAGCTGATGTTttgaccccttctctctctgtctctgtctctctcttgctttctcttgctctctctctccccctctctgtctcgctctctctccccccctctcaccgtcgttctatctctctctttctctgtgccaTATAAGGGAAAGTTTAGGGAGTGACTTATGCATGCTGATTGGGTTATGTGGAAAAGACAACTCTTAAATACACCTTTGATTGGCTAACAATCCCACGGCTGCAGAGCAGAACATAGCTGCAACCCAATTTATTCGGAGTGATGCCAATTTCCATGGAAATCCTTCATTAAAAACCGCtcaaggatccgcccctttttttcaattttagcctaaaatgacataaccaaatctaactgcctgtagctcaggccctgaagcaaggatatgcatattcttagtaccatttgaaaggaaacactttgaactttgtggaaatgtgaaaggaatgtaggagaatataagacaatagatctggtaaaagataatacaaagaaaaaaacaaccattcttttgtatttttttgtaccatcatctttgaaatgcaagagaaaggccataatgtatttttGCAGCCCAGGTGTAATTcagatgttggccactagatggcagcagtgcacgtgtaaagttttagactgatccaatgcatttccattcaaaatgttgtatcaagaccgcccaaatgtgcctaatttgtttattaataacttttcatgttcaaaattgtgcactctcctcaaataatagcatggtattctttcactaaACTAacaactgtaaattggacagtgcagttagattaacaagaatttaagctttctgccaatatcagatatgtctatgtcctgggaaatgtgtTACTTTCAACCTAATGCTAATCGCATTATCCCACATTAGcgcaaccgtcccgtggaagggacgctgatcctgaagaagtttttaaTGTTCTACTAGAATGAGGAGTGACAATGACAAAGCGCAGAAATTATTGTTCCAAAATTGGAGagcacattgggagggatcttagtcCTTTTCCCATATACAGTgttttcagaaagtattgacaccccttcactttttacagattttgttgtgttacagcctgaatttaaaattggttaaatttatattttgtgtcactgatctacaaacaatacctcataatgtcaaagtagaattttGTTCATAGAAAATGAtagaaattaataaaaaatgtaaagctgaaatgtcttcagtcagtaattattcaacccctttgctttggcaaggctaaataagttcaggagtaaaaatgtgcttaacaaatcacataacaTGTTGCAGGTACTCATTCCGTGTTCAATAAACAAGATTTTTTACTGACCTCTCCAttcctgtactccacacatacaattatctgtactttccctcaatcgagtagtgaatttcaagcacaaaaaccagggagttttttcaatgcctcacaaaaaatggcaccgattggtagatgtgtaaaaaaaaaacagacactgaatatgcctttgagcatggtaaagttattaattaggctttggatggtgacTCATGCCTACACGATGCTGATTGGGTTACGGGGAATCCACTTTTGATTGGCTCACAATCCCACGGCCAGTGTAGAACATAGTTGCAATCCAATTTATTTTAAGTGATGCCAACTTCCATGGAAATCTGTTGTTAAGACCGgacgtgagagagagaacaatagcTGAACATGGGCTTAAACTTGCGACGCTCCTACCCCTTGACCCCCCCCGGAATGtggccaactcctcagtaagaaagtagctattggctgtcctaaaagtcgctagaaGCATAATTGGCAAAACCCTAAATATatttagaactacaaatgaacttttttctgtcgattcttgtttttttatgtcacaattccaaccctcctcctttatccgggcttgggaccgacaaaagtgacccaaaagagacactctggcggagttactttgtttattatatatatatatatatatatatatatatatattttttttttaagtttagttttcttaatttggtttggtttttaacctcatggtccacttaggagcctacaacaagtcacagtaaaacatgaacatttttaaccataacatttttgtatttttttttgtatacaatctacattaacaatctaaatagaccaaaaagagacaatagaaaaaactgtcaatggaaaattatggtaactagtctggccctaattcaggttAGTTGAATTTTTTaatgtaagccagggcgggatTAGCCAGCGGTGGCTTCCGCATGCGcaattcatttgcagtctggacgcgtaggggtgaacatctcctgctctgactgcagctgggagggactgctgcgtgaggactgggccgcctgtgagtgcCTTGGAACAGggggtggggcccacggcagcacccgctgctcgttgagaagagtaagaacaaTACGTGCTTTCACATcagagtctccaaaagtctccaataacaccagaaaaagttgCACGATTTGTCGCTAGTcgatttttttgaaaatgtatcaccagaggggtctgaatactcgctaaatatagcgacaaagttgCTAAGTTGGCAATACTCCCCCCCCCCGCCGCTCCAGTGTGGTTAAGCTTAGGGTTaattttaaaatcacattttaagactataaatgtttttaatgctgtgTTAACATTTTTCTCTGTCAAAATAACAAAGTGTCATTTAGACAGAGAAATGTGGAAAATTAATACTAATTATCAATTTGATGGAAATTCAGGTTAATTGATGGTTAAAGCCACTTCCATCCTGACAGATCTTAACCTCTGCTCAGTGTCTGCGGTTTGTAGCCGTTTGTTCCTGCATAGATCCTGTTTTcgtgttgtgcctgttttcccttgcctgacgctgttttcctctctgctACAATTCTGTCCTCTCTGAGtttggtccctgtctccagtcccatgTCTCGTCAGTCCTGCTACCCTGTCCTGGACCCCCCACTCTACCGCTTTCTTGGATTCCTCTTCGGACCTGCTTACCCAGCCCCAACTcccctcgctccagcctcagcctcagcaCCTGGCTCCCTGCAACCCGCccaagcttcccctggcctgcaccccatctTCCCTCTGTTTTTTAATACATACCTTAGTTACCttatcccagtctcctcgtctgagtctgctcttgggttaaCCTGGTCCGCTCCGCGTAACAGAATGTAAGCAATAAACTGTCACATAGTATCAGTATTAATGTTGATGACTGCATGTACCAGCTGCGTAGTAATAGAACACAAAAGTCCTATTTTACAACTGCGTAATAATGACCATCACAATGTCCTTTATATTGTGATTTATGAATGAAGACAATAAAAATGACAAATGATAGCTGTAAAAAGGAATGTATGACTATAGACAGAGATGTCATGTTTTAAGGCTCTTTTAATAGTCTGCTTTAGATCTGCACAGTGTGGTGGATCTATAAACTGCAATTTCAAAATAAGCTTGATTATGTCCTCAGTACACATTATTACGTTGATTGGTGTGCTAATTTATAGTATGGTCATAATGAAATACTGGAATGCAGGTAAAATAAGGTATTCTATTCTCTTTGGTAGAAGGAAGTATCACATTCTCATACTTTGTCACTGTTCAGTAGATACCCACAGCCTGACATAAAATGACTCATATACATTCTTATACAGATACAAATCCTGATAGTTTAAACTATCACAAACTACACAAACCTACAAAGCCGATGAACAAATAAACAAGAGATTACATTTCCCACAATCACCAGCTAAACCATCAGCTATGTTTGAGATATCAATAAAAACACCTAAAGTTAATGATTTTATTTGTAGTTTTAATCATTATAACTACTCTATTTTCCATTGCCCTGTGAAACAAAAGCCTAAACAGCATGAATGTATAGGTGCACTTTTTGGTGTATTCCATAGTAGAAACAATCCTTTTGGAAGTTGTTGGACTCCACCACTACTTTATAGTAGCTGACAGCATGCACCTGGTAGTTGGGGAGACTTCTGCTCAGGACCTGAGCCACATCCATCATGTTCCTCTTCAGCTTCTGCCCCTCAATCTCTTGCTGGATCTGAACCTCATTGATAGGCTTAGGCTGAACACTGAAAGAGATCATCACTTTGATGTTGTTCTTGGTCATCACTTCAAAGTAATTAGCTCCTCCCTCACTTCCATGGTACTTCTTTCCAACTAGGCAGTTGAAACAGAAAAGGCGCTCCTTGTCATTGAAGACCCTGACAGACCAGCTCACCCAGTCATATTTCTCTTCAAGGGTTTTCAATATCGATTTAGTGAAGTCAAGGTCAACACTGCCAGGTTTCTCCTTAAGCTGGTCGTCCATATCCTTTTTGGCTCTTTTGTGTAAATTTACAGTGTAATCATCCAACACTGCTTTCATGCGGTTCTCAACATCATCCCAACGCTCCAGCCACTTCTTCACTATCTCATCCACCATAAACCCTTTCTTGAGGCTGGCGTAACCAATGACAGCAATGATGCCCGCCACAAAGAGCTTCTTAAGACTGGCACAGAACTTTTCTACTGCTTTTCTACTCCATTGTTCTGTGGAAACCAGCATGGGCTTACCTGAGATATTGTCCCCAGTAAGCTCATTGTAGAGTGCGTCCAGGTTCAAGTCTGCGTCCGTGTTCTCATAATGGCTGAGGAACTTCTCCATCTTCTTCTTTTTTGACTCGGGTTTGGCGTTGACAAAGTCCTGGTACTTCTCATGCTGGCTGAGAATTTTAGCCTCACGGTCAAAGTTCTGCTTATTCATGGAGATCTTCTCTAGCTCCACAGCAATTTGGTTGTTTTCAGCCTGGATGTCTACCAGTTTCTGGTTGACCATGCTGAACTGATTAGTCAGATAGCGGGCGTCCTCTCCTTCTGGGTTGCTGAAGATCGCATTGGATACTAAGAATACAGCCTCCAGGATGGGATGGAGCTGGCCCACAGTGGCTGCCAGAATCGCAGAGGCCTGTCCCATGAGCTCCACTGCCTTCTCGATCTTGTCCTTGTTCTGCATGAGCCATTCTGTCATACTGGTAATTTTGAGGGCTCTGTCACAGACTAAGGTCCAACTAGGTCTTCAAAGGATCTTGAAATATGCTAATGTCtgaaagagaaagaggaacaAACCTAAAAACCAAacacctgcagacactaggccctccatggaatgagtttgacacccctggtgtaGAAAATTGTACcgtctaaaccgctgtgaaatacattttccataacccaaaatattatatattcagctgtttgaagctggtgttcaAAACCggaagtaaaagatgcaaaaaggAAACTTCAGAAcgtgaagcatagaaatagcacacaaaTAACAGACAtatcgcttcttagacttgctttcaatgggaAAGATttttaactcacatttctatgtgaatttggtcacctaaaaaagttacatattgtagctttaagaATACATTAAATCATTAGAATTTGTAGAAGTGTTTTGTAGATTTAATAAACATTTtgtagatttttattttatttttagacAACATTTCACAGGACTAGACGTAACATTGGCTGGGACTTAATGCCCAACCTTCACCAATTCAACAAACATTAATGACATCATacctacagtgctttcagaaagtattcatccccctgaactcaaaatggattaagtattttattttctcacccatctacacacagtaccccataatgacaaagttaatgACAGCTGagcctttctgggtaagtctaagaacTTTGCCCATGTGGATTGTACATGTGGattgcaactccagtgtatatttggccttatgttttaggttattgacctgctaaaaggtgaacttgtatcccagtgtctgttggaaagcagactgaactgggttttcctctaggatttagcATGTGTGCTTATCTGTATCCCGTTTCTTTTAacctaaaaaaaactccctagtccttgccgatgacaaccATACCTATAAAGTGATagagccaccaccatgcttaaaaatattAGTGGTACTTCGTGATGTATTGTGTTGGATCTGCCCCAAATatgacactttgtattcaggatcaaaaagttaattgctttgtcaATTATTTTGCAGTATTACAAGATACATGTTTAGGAATAgttatattctgtacaggcttccttcttttcactctgtcaactaggttagtgttgtggagtaactacaatgttgttgatccatcctcagtttctcctatcacagccattaaactgttgtaaagtcaacattggcctcatggtgaaatccctgagtggtttgcTTTCATCTCTGGCATCTGAgtaaggaaggacgcctgtatctttgtagtgactgggtatattgatacaccatccatagtgtaattaataacctcatcatgttcaaagggatattcattgttATAGTTTTtcgacaccacactccacaaagccaGCCCTGCAGGTTCTATTTTTTTTGCTTTGCATGATTATTGTCCAATCATATATGACCGActggctcaaatcggtcttatgtagcagaATTTgatattgtgttttttacattggataaaagtagagactcagaactACAAAATGGTActtcatacactacagttgagaaacaatgggaaagtcattttgctttgaaagttgaaacTTGTAcattcacttttgagaaaatggcctttgaagttttggtactactattggagagcccttctttgtctacacccactcagcatcgttcacaccctcttaagctttagccccacccatctctttaagggttgatccgaatgtactaacaacagcagtcaagcacccaagctaacttgctatctacttccagacatctaagtgagagagaacagctcactgaacattactcgccctagcggagctggttaggctgctatcttcttatggcttggggggcgCTATTTTCACGAccagatgaaaagtgtgcccagagtaaactgcctgctactcaggcccagaagctacgATATGCATAttgttagtagatttggatagaaaacactctgaagtttctaaaacagaactcatatggcaggcaagaacctgagaaaaaatccaaccaggaagtgggagatctgaggtttgtagtttttcaagtgattgcctatccaatatacagtgtctgtggggtcatattgcacttcctaaggcttccactagatgtcaacagtctttagaacattgtttcaggcttctactgtaaaggggaagagaataagagctgtttgaaccaggTGTCTGGCAGAATGCCATTAGCTATATCACGCGCGCAGCCGTGAGCGTGAGCTgcgttccctttcatttctaaagacaaaggaattgtctggttggaatattattgaagatttatgataaaaacatcctaaagattgattctatacatcgtctgacatgtttctatgaacgttaatggaactttttttacttttcgtctggaccGCATTGTGCATTTGGATACTGtactaaacgcgcgaacaaaaaggaggtatttggacataaatgatggactttatcgaacaaaacaaacatttattgtggaactgggattcctgggagtgcattccgatgaagatcatcaaaggtaagtgaatatttataatgctatttctgacttttgttgactcaaCAACATGgggggtatctgtatggcttgttttggtggctgagcgctgtacttagattatcgcatggtgtgcttttgccataaagcttttttgaaatcagtcacagcggttgcattaaaggAGAATGGAGaattctatgtaa is a window of Salmo trutta chromosome 37, fSalTru1.1, whole genome shotgun sequence DNA encoding:
- the LOC115176840 gene encoding uncharacterized protein LOC115176840 yields the protein MTEWLMQNKDKIEKAVELMGQASAILAATVGQLHPILEAVFLVSNAIFSNPEGEDARYLTNQFSMVNQKLVDIQAENNQIAVELEKISMNKQNFDREAKILSQHEKYQDFVNAKPESKKKKMEKFLSHYENTDADLNLDALYNELTGDNISGKPMLVSTEQWSRKAVEKFCASLKKLFVAGIIAVIGYASLKKGFMVDEIVKKWLERWDDVENRMKAVLDDYTVNLHKRAKKDMDDQLKEKPGSVDLDFTKSILKTLEEKYDWVSWSVRVFNDKERLFCFNCLVGKKYHGSEGGANYFEVMTKNNIKVMISFSVQPKPINEVQIQQEIEGQKLKRNMMDVAQVLSRSLPNYQVHAVSYYKVVVESNNFQKDCFYYGIHQKVHLYIHAV